CCGTGCTGTTCGTCGCCGCCTCCTGCGCCGAAGGGCGCACCGTGCTGCGTGGTGCCGAAGAGCTGCGGGTCAAGGAGTCCGACCGGATCCAGGTCATGGCCGACGGCCTGCAGGCGCTGGGCGTCAAGGCCGAACCGACACCAGACGGCATCGTCATCGAGGGCGGCAGCATCGGCGGTGGTGAGGTGTACAGCCATGGCGACCACCGCATCGCCATGTCCTTCAGCGTGGCCTCGCTGCGCGCCAGCGCGCCGATCCGTATTCACGACTGCGCCAACGTCGCCACCTCCTTCCCGAATTTCCTGGCCCTGGCCGCGCAGGTGGGTATCCGCGTCGGCGAGGAGGGCAAATCATGACCCTGCAAGCACCGGTTATCACTATCGACGGGCCGAGCGGTTCGGGCAAGGGCACCATTGCCGGGCTGTTGGCCAGGCGCTTGAGCTGGAACCTGCTGGACTCCGGCGCCTTGTACCGCCTGCTGGCCTTCGCTGCACGCAACCACGGCGTCGACCTGACCAATGAAGAGGCAATGAAGGTCCTTGCCGCTCATCTGGATGTGCAGTTCAAGGCCGCCAGGGATGATTTGGGCCAGCGCATCATCCTTGAGGGTGAGGACGTGACCGATTTGATCCGCAACGAGCAGATCGGCGCCGGTGCTTCGCAGGTGGCTTCTTTGCCGGCGGTGCGCGAGGCGCTGCTGCAGCGCCAGCGGGCGTTTCAGGAGATGCCGGGCCTGGTGGCCGATGGTCGCGACATGGGCACCGTGGTGTTTACCGATGCGCCGCTGAAGATATTCCTCACCGCCAGTGCCGAGGAGCGCGCGCGTCGGCGCTACTTGCAGTTGAAGGCGAAGGGCGATGATGTTAATCTCGCGAGTCTTCTCGACGAGATTCGTGCGCGCGATGAGCGTGACACCCAACGTTCCGTCGCGCCGCTCAAACCGGCTGCCGACGCGATCCAGTTGGACTCCACCGAACTTTCGGTCGAGCAGGTGCTCGAACACATTCTGAGTGAAGTCGCCATTCGCGATTTGGCCGGATGAAAAAGAGCCGCAGCTTAGGCTGAAGGGCTCGACAAGGAGGCGTGCGGGAGACCAGTCCTAGTCCCGTAGGCCTCTTTTTACTTGAACGAACCCACATTGTCTGGAGTGTGGATTGGGCAGATTCCCTGCCCTTGATAACAGGAATCAACATGAGCGAAAGCTTCGCAGAACTATTTGAAGAAAGCCTAAAATCCCTCGACATGCAGCCGGGTGCCATCATCACCGGCATCGTGGTCGACATCGACGGTGACTGGGTTACCGTGCATGCCGGCCTCAAGTCCGAGGGCGTCATCCCGCTCGAGCAGTTCTTCAACGAACAAGGCGAGCTGACCATCAAGGTCGGTGACGAAGTCCACGTTGCGCTGGACGCGGTTGAAGATGGCTTTGGTGAAACCAAGCTGTCCCGCGAAAAAGCCAAGCGCGCCGAGTGCTGGATTGTTCTGGAAGCAGCTTTCGCCGCTGAGGAAGTGGTCAAGGGCGTTATCAACGGTAAGGTTAAGGGCGGCTTCACTGTCGACGTTAACGGCATCCGTGCGTTCCTGCCAGGTTCCTTGGTCGATGTACGTCCGGTGCGTGATACCACTCACCTGGAAGGCAAAGAGCTCGAGTTCAAGGTCATCAAGCTGGACCAGAAGCGCAACAACGTTGTCGTTTCCCGCCGCAGCGTGCTGGAAGCCGAGAACAGCGCTGAGCGCGAAGCTCTGCTGGAATCCCTGCAGGAAGGCCAGCAGGTCAAGGGTATCGTCAAGAACCTCACCGACTACGGCGCGTTCGTGGACCTGGGTGGCGTCGACGGCCTGCTGCACATCACCGACATGGCCTGGAAGCGCATCAAGCACCCGTCCGAGATCGTCAACGTTGGCGACGAGATCGACGTCAAGGTTCTGAAGTACGATCGCGAGCGTAACCGCGTATCCCTCGGCCTGAAGCAGCTGGGCGAAGACCCATGGGTTGCCATCAAGGCCCGTTACCCGGAAAGCACCCGCGTCATGGCGCGCGTGACCAACCTGACCGACTACGGCTGCTTCGCTGAGCTGGAAGAAGGCGTTGAAGGTCTGGTACACGTTTCCGAAATGGACTGGACCAACAAGAACATCCACCCGTCGAAAGTCGTTCAGGTTGGCGACGAAGTGGAAGTCATGGTTCTGGACATCGACGAAGAGCGTCGTCGTATCTCCCTGGGTATCAAGCAGTGCAAGACCAACCCGTGGGAAGACTTCTCCAGCCAGTTCAACAAGGGTGACAAGATCTCCGGCACCATCAAGTCGATCACCGATTTCGGTATCTTCATTGGTCTGGACGGCGGCATCGACGGTCTGGTTCACCTGTCCGACATCTCCTGGAACGAAGTGGGCGAAGAAGCCGTACGCCGTTTCAAGAAGGGCGACGAGCTGGAAACCGTCATCCTGTCCGTTGATCCGGAGCGCGAGCGCATCTCCCTGGGTATCAAGCAGCTGGAAGACGATCCGTTCTCCAACTACGTTTCCATCAACGACAAGGGCACCATCGTCCGTGGCGTTGTGAAGGAAGTAGATGCCAAGGGCGCGATCATCGACCTGGGCAACGACATCGAGGCTACTCTGAAGGCTTCCGAAATCAGCCGTGACCGCGTTGAAGACGCGCGCAACGTGCTGAAGGAAGGCGAAGAAGTCGAAGCCAAGATCATCAGCGTTGACCGCAAGAGCCGTGTGATCAGCCTGTCCATCAAGTCGAAAGACGTTGAGGACGAGAAGGAAGCGATCAAGGAAATGCGCAGCAAGCAGGACGTTGAGTCCACCGGACCGACCACCATCGGTGACCTGCTCCGTGCACAGATGGAAAAGCAGAACTAAGTTCGGCTGATCCATCAGGAAAAGGGCGACTTCGGTCGCCCTTTTTTGTGCCTGTGATTTCTTCGCATCCGTTGAGGGCGGGGGTTCTGCTGCCGTGATGGAGGCGGCTTTGCGGCTCGGAGACAGCTTCGGCTTCGACAGCCGGGTCCGCCTTCTCCGGCACGACCGAGCCCGAGACTGGGCTCTGAAATCTCGCTGCCCACGGCTAACACCTTGTTTTTTGGGCTGTTCAAAAGCTGACCAGCATGCTAAAACCATTCTATCGAGTGATCTAGCCGCTTGAAAAAGAAGGGAAAACCATGACCAAGTCGGAGTTGATCGAAAGGATTGTCACCCACCAGGGGCAGCTGTCGTCGAAAGACGTCGAGCTGGCGATCAAGACCATGCTGGAACAGATGTCCCAGGCGCTGGCCACTGGCGACCGCATCGAGATTCGCGGTTTCGGCAGCTTCTCTCTGCACTACCGGGCGCCACGAGTGGGGCGCAACCCCAAGACCGGCCAGTCGGTGCGCTTGGATGGCAAGTTCGTGCCGCACTTCAAGCCCGGCAAAGAACTGCGTGACCGGGTAAACGAAGACGAATAATGCCGGGTGCTCGGGTGCGTTGATTTTCGCCCTTCGCTCGGGGTCGTAGAAAGTTGGCGATGCTGAGCTTGATTGCTGTGGTAATGCTCATTCCCCCTTTACTCTGCGATCGCCGGCCTGCAGCTCAATGAGCCGCAGCAGACAGCTGAGCATCACGCCGTAACGACGGGTCAGTCGTTCGCCTCGCATCAAGCACCTTTCCGTTTGGGCCATCTCTCTCCCCCTGCTCATTCATCGCGCTGCTCTTGCCTCCCTCTGTCTGGATACCCACTGCTGCGCGCGCGCTGACGCATTGGCTGGTGCACCGTCGCGCGTACCATGGTGCTGAGATGCATTGGCTATATCCGGGCCGGGTAGGACGGAGAAGAAGTGTTCAACATTCGCCTCGAAACAGGGCGCTTGCCGTGCTGGCCAGGGGCAGGGCGAGCTACTTGTCGGTCGCGTGGCAATGGGAGCCTTTCCAGATTCATTTTTCGACTATTAAATCCCGTAAAATCAATTGCTTAATAGGGCTGATTTTTTAAGAGTGTTTTACACGTCGATATCTTGACAAAGGATGTGCTGCCGCCTTTAGTTCAATCGTGAGTGATTGCTTGCGAAGCATGCTGCGCAGGAGAGGGCGCGGTGGCTTGTGCCAGCCACTAATGATCGAGAAACATCATGAGCAGCATCTCGGGTCACCCGCCAGTCAGACTGGCAACGCTAGGGCACTTCTTCGACCCACAATTCCACGGGCCTCCAGGCATCTGAGGCTCAACGCCGAGTATTCCCTCGGCGCTGACGGGACAAAGCCAACCCTCATAGGGCACTGATTCGCTTCGGCGGTCGGTGAGGAGCGTCGTTCGGCCGGTTCCCTCACATCACTGACTCTTTGTATTGCAACGCTGAGCCACGCCTGCGCGAGGTTACGCATGCACGTGGCTTCCTGTTTCAAGTTTTTTGTGCACTGAGCACCGAGGGAACAGAAATGGCCAACTTCATCAAATCCGATCTCGAGTTCATTCTGCAGCAGATCCTGATCGCCGAAGCCAACGCGAACGGGGAAGACCTCCTGTCATTGCTGCCCAATACCCTTGTGCCGTTCGGCCTGCGCACCGTCGACGGCTCCTTCAACAACCTGCTCACCGGGCAGACCGAGTTCGGTGCGGCCGACAATACCTTCCCGCGCATGCTCGATCCGGTGTTCAGGCCGGCCGAGGGCGGCACCTCCTATACGCAGACCAGCGGCATGGTGATCGATTCTCAGCCGCGCACGATCTCCAACCTGATCGTCGATCAGACCATTACAAATCCGGCCGCAGTGCAGGCGTTCGTAGATGCTGGCTTTGGCACTCTGGCTCCCGATGGCACCCTGTTGGATCTAGATGGAATTCCGGTCCCGGCCGGTCAATCGCTGTTCCTGCCCAACACTGCGCCGGACGAAGGCTTGTCCGCCCCCTTCAACAGCTGGTTCACTTTCTTCGGGCAGTTCTTCGACCACGGCCTAGACCTGGTGCAGAAGGGCGGCAGCGGGTTGGTGTTCATTCCGCTGCAGCCGGACGATCCGCTGATCACCCATGGTCCGGATGGCGTCGCCGGCACTGGCGACGAGCTGACCAACCCGGGCCAACAGTTCATGGTGCTGACGCGGGCGACCAACCAGCCCGGCCCGGATGGCATCCTCGGCACCGCCGATGACGTGCACGAGCACCTCAACCAGACCTCGCCCTTCGTCGACCAGAACCAGACCTACAGCTCCCATCCGTCGCATCAGGTGTTCCTGCGCGCCTATGAGTTGAATGCCGATGGCAAGCCGGTCGCGACCGGCCGGCTGATCACCAATCGCGACCTGGGCGATGGCGTGTTCGGCAACGGCGATGACGTGGAGCTCGGCGGCATGGCCACCTGGGCCGTGGTCAAGGCCCAGGCCAGGGCGCTGCTGGGTATCGATCTCACCGACGCCGATGTCGCCAGCATCCCCTTGTTGGCCACCGATGCCTATGGCAAGTTCATTCCGGGGCTGAACGGCTTCCCGCAGGTGGTGATGCTCGGTCCAGACGGGATTCCGGGTACCGCCGACGACTTCCTGATGGAAGGTAACCCGGCGTCCCCGATCAGCCTGGCGGGCGCCGCGCGTACCGGTCAGGCCTTCCTGGTCGATATCGCTCACGCCGCCAACCCCTTCCACAGCCAGACCGGCACGCTGTTAGTGGAAGATAGTGATGACGTGGTTGGCCTGTCGGAGCTTGGTCGCTACGACAATGAACTGCTCGATGCGCACTTCATGGCCGGCGACGGCCGGGTCAACGAGAACATCGGCCTGACGGCCGTTCACCACGTGTTCCACTCCGAGCACAACCGCCTGGTCGAATTCACCAAGCAGGTGGTCATCGATGCGGCGCTGGCCGGCGATGTGGCCTTCCTCAATCAGTGGCTGTTGACCCCGGTGGCCGTGGCCCCCACTACCCAGCCGGCGATCGACGCCCTGGTGTGGAACGGCGAGCGGCTGTTTCAGGCCGCCAAGTTCGGCACCGAGATGCAGTACCAGCATCTGGTGTTCGAGGAGTTCGCCCGCAAGGTCCAGCCGCAGGTCGATGTGTTTCTGGCGCCGGATGGCTTCAATGTCACCCTCGACCCGAGCATAGTCGCCGAGTTCGCCCACACGGTTTACCGTTTCGGCCACTCGATGCTGACCGAGACGGTCAACCGCCTGGATTCTAGTTTCGTCTCCAGTGACATGGGCTTGATCGAGGCCTTCCTCAACCCCCTGGCATTCAACCAGCTCGGTGGCGTTACCGTCACCGCCGAACAGGCCGCGGGGGCCCTGGTGCGCGGCTTGACCCGCCAGGCGGGCAACGAGATCGACGAGTTCGTCACCGGCGCGCTGCGCAACAATCTGCTCGGACTGCCGCTGGACCTGCCGGCCATCAACATCGCCCGTGGTCGCGATACCGGTGTGCCGTCTTTGAACGCGGCGCGTCGTTCCTTCTACGAGATGACCGCCGACAGCCAGCTCAAGCCCTATACCAGCTGGGTCGACCTGCTGGGCAACCTCAAGCATGAACTGTCGCTGATCAACTTCATCGCCGCCTACGGCACTCACTCTTCAATCGTCGATGCCACGACCCTGGCGGACAAGCGTGCGGCAGCCATGGAGTTGGTATTCGGCGTCGACGAAAACGGCGATGGCATGGTCGCGGACGATCGCCTCGACTTCCTTAACAGCACCGGCGGCTGGGCCAGCGGCCCGGATGGGGTGACCATCACCGGGGTCGATGCGATCGACTTCTGGATCGGCGGCCTGGCCGAGAAGCGCATGCCCTTCGGCGGCCTGCTCGGCTCGACCTTCAACTTCGTCTTCGAGACCCAGTTGGAAGCGCTGCAGAGCGGCGACCGCTTCTATTACCTGGGCCGCCTGGCGGGCCTGAACTTCCTGACCGAAATGGAAGACAACTCCTTCGCCAAGCTGGTGATGCGCCACACCGATGCCATTCACCTGCCGGCGGATATCTTCTCCACGCCGGGCTTGATCCTCGAGGTGGACCCGACCCGGCAATTCACCGGTCTCGGGCTCGATGGCCGGGCCGATCCGGTCGGCGATAACCCGCTGATTCCGTTGGTGATGCGCGACGACCCCGGCACTGAAGGACCGGACGCCAACTACCTGCGCTACACCGGCGACGAGCACGTGGTCCTCGGCGGCACCGATGGCAACGACGTGATCATCTCCAGCATCGGCGACGACACCCTGTGGGGTGACGGCGGCAACGACCGTCTGGAGGGTGGCGACGGCAATGACGTCATCGAGGGCGGCGACGGTGACGACATCATCACCGACATGGGCGGCGACGACGTGCTCAAGGGGAACGACGGCAACGACGTGATCCACGGCGGCAACGGCGAGAACCTGATTCTCGGTGGCCATGGCAAGGACTTCATCATCACCGGCGAGGACGTTTCCGAGACCTTCGGCGGCCCTGGTGACGACTTCATCTACGGCTCGCCGTTGAATGGACCGACCTTTGGCAATGAAGGCGACGACTGGATCGAACTGGGTACCTCCGATGGCGCAGGCGGCGACAACTTCGACCCGCAGGAGGCCAGTGCCGTACTCGGCCATGATGTGTTCATCACCGGCGGCGGCTTCGACGAGGTCGACGGCGAGGGTGGCGACGACATCATGATCGGCTCCGAAGGCGAGGACCACTTCGGCGGCGGCGGCGGCTTCGACTGGGTTGGCTACAAGTTCTCGCGCTTCGGCGTGAGCGTCGACATGCTGGTCAGTGACCTGATCGAGCCGCCGGTGGCGGCCTCCAACCAGGGCATCCTCGACCGCTTCGTCCAAGTCGAGGGTCTGTTCGGTTCCGATCACGGCGACATCCTGCGCGGCGACCATGCCGATGCGGCCACGATCAATGTCGCGGGCCCGCAGAACAGCACCCTCAACGCCGACGGCATCGCCCGGATCATCGGCCTGCAGGCCTTCCTCAACGAGATGCTCGGCGTCCCGACCACCTCCTTCGGTGCCGGCAACATCATTCTCGGCGGTGGTGGCAGCGACATCATCGAGGGTCGCGGCGGCAACGACCTGATCGACGGCGAGCGTACCCTCAACGTGCGCATCAGCGTGCGCGAGAACCTCGACGGTACAGGGGCGGAGATCGCCAGCTTCGACAGCATGAAGCCGATGATCCCGCTGATGCTCAACGGCACCTACAACCCGGGCCAGCTGGTGATCGTGCGCGAGATCCTGCTCAAGCCGGAGAGTTTCGACACCGCGGTGTTCACCGGCAACTTCTCAACCCTCGGCGTTCCGGACTATCTGATCAGCCGCGATACAAGAGGCACCGCCGACTTCAGCGATGATGTTTTCACCGTAACGGATACCTTTATCGATGGTGATGGCGTCGACCGGCTGCGCGGCATCGAGCGCCTGCAGTTCAATGATATCGCCCTGGTACGCGATGACGTTACCGGCGACTTCGTCATGCAGGTCGCCGGCACTCAGCAGTTCGGCAACTTCTCGCCGTTGGGCAACATCCAGATCAGCGGCGCTGTGCAGGTGGGCCAGATACTGACTGCATCGGTGGCCGGCATCACCGATCAGGACAACGCGGGCGGCACCCTCAATGGCCGGCCGATCAGCTACATCTGGCAGGTCGACACCTTCGGCGACGGTATCTTCCAGGACATCGTCGCCCTGGGTGGCGGTAATCCGGCGACTCAGCTCGGCAGGACATTCCGCGTGACGCCGGACCTGGAGGGCCTGGCCTTGCGAGTCAGGGCCGTCTACCAGGATGACAATGGCACCCTGGAAATGGTCTTCTCCACCGGCACAGCCCCGGTGGCCGCGGGCGTCTTCCCGACGCCCGCCTTGCTGCCGGCCGAATCGGCTACGGTCAGCCCCGGCGGCGGCCTGCACCTGATCCGCTCGGACCTGCAGTTCATGCTCGAGCAGATCTTCATCTCAGAGCGGCATGCCGCCGGTGAAGACCTGCTGTCGCTGCTGCCCAACTCGCGGGTGCCGTTCGGCATGCGCACGGTCGACGGCTCGCTGAACAACCTGGTGCAGGGCCAGAGCGGCTTCGGCGCCACCGACGAGAACTTCCCCTTCCTGCTGCCGCAGCAGTTCCGCAACGAGGAAGACGAAGGCACCGGCTTCAATGGCGTGACCAACACCAACTATGCCTCGACCACCGATGTGGTCGACTCCGATCCGCGCATCATCAGCAACCTGATCGCCGACCAGACCATCACCAACCCCTCGGCGGTGCAGGCCTTCCTCGATGCCGGGCTGGGCACCCAGGCGGTCGATGAGTCGGGCATTCCGCAGTTCAATGCCGACGGTACGCCGATCATCCTCGACCTCGATGGCGTGGTGATCCCGCGCGGGCAGACCCTGACCATCCCCAATACCGCCCCGGACGAGGGCCTGTCGGCCCCCTTCAATGCCTGGTTCACCTTCTTCGGTCAGTTCTTCGACCATGGCCTGGACCTGGTGCAGAAGGGCGGCAACGGCAGCGTGTTCGTGCCGCTGCAGCCGGACGATCCGTTGATCACCCATGGCCCGAATGGGATCTTCAATGATGGTGACGAGCTGACCAATCCGGCCCAGCAGTTCATGTTGCTCACCCGCGCCACCAATACCTCGGTGTTGCCGGGGCCAGACGGCATTCCGAACACCGCCGACGACATCCATACCCACAAGAACCAGACCTCGCCCTTCGTCGACCAGAACCAGACCTACAGTTCGCATCCGGCGCATCAGGTGTTCCTGCGCGCCTATGAGATGGTCGGCGGCCGGCCGGTGGCGACCGGGGAGTTGATAAAGGGCCTCAACGGCGGCATGGCCACCTGGGGGGATGTCAAGGCCCAGGCCCGTGACCTGTTGGGCATCGAACTCAGCGACTACGACGCGCTCAACGTGCCGCTGGTGGCGGTCGATGCCTACGGCAAGTTCAAGCCGGGGCCGAACGGCTTCGCCCAACTGGTGACCGACCTGGGGGCGGATGGCCTCTTCGGCACGGCCGACGACGTGATGGTGGAGGGCGACCCGCTGGCACCGATCAGCGCTGCTCCCGCTCCCGATGGTGTGGGTGCTCTGCGCACCGGGCATATGTTCCTGGTAGACATTGCCCACACCGCCAATCCCTTCAGCGCCTTCGGTGCCCCACGCACCGCGGATAGCGATAGCGCGATTGGCCTGTCGAACGGCAACAACCCGGATACCGGTGAGCCTAATCCTACAACGGGCTTCTTCGACAACGAGCTGCTTGAGGCGCACTTTATGGCCGGCGACGGCCGGGTCAACGAGAACGTCGCCCTGACCGCGGTGCACCATG
The genomic region above belongs to Pseudomonas benzenivorans and contains:
- a CDS encoding peroxidase family protein, whose protein sequence is MANFIKSDLEFILQQILIAEANANGEDLLSLLPNTLVPFGLRTVDGSFNNLLTGQTEFGAADNTFPRMLDPVFRPAEGGTSYTQTSGMVIDSQPRTISNLIVDQTITNPAAVQAFVDAGFGTLAPDGTLLDLDGIPVPAGQSLFLPNTAPDEGLSAPFNSWFTFFGQFFDHGLDLVQKGGSGLVFIPLQPDDPLITHGPDGVAGTGDELTNPGQQFMVLTRATNQPGPDGILGTADDVHEHLNQTSPFVDQNQTYSSHPSHQVFLRAYELNADGKPVATGRLITNRDLGDGVFGNGDDVELGGMATWAVVKAQARALLGIDLTDADVASIPLLATDAYGKFIPGLNGFPQVVMLGPDGIPGTADDFLMEGNPASPISLAGAARTGQAFLVDIAHAANPFHSQTGTLLVEDSDDVVGLSELGRYDNELLDAHFMAGDGRVNENIGLTAVHHVFHSEHNRLVEFTKQVVIDAALAGDVAFLNQWLLTPVAVAPTTQPAIDALVWNGERLFQAAKFGTEMQYQHLVFEEFARKVQPQVDVFLAPDGFNVTLDPSIVAEFAHTVYRFGHSMLTETVNRLDSSFVSSDMGLIEAFLNPLAFNQLGGVTVTAEQAAGALVRGLTRQAGNEIDEFVTGALRNNLLGLPLDLPAINIARGRDTGVPSLNAARRSFYEMTADSQLKPYTSWVDLLGNLKHELSLINFIAAYGTHSSIVDATTLADKRAAAMELVFGVDENGDGMVADDRLDFLNSTGGWASGPDGVTITGVDAIDFWIGGLAEKRMPFGGLLGSTFNFVFETQLEALQSGDRFYYLGRLAGLNFLTEMEDNSFAKLVMRHTDAIHLPADIFSTPGLILEVDPTRQFTGLGLDGRADPVGDNPLIPLVMRDDPGTEGPDANYLRYTGDEHVVLGGTDGNDVIISSIGDDTLWGDGGNDRLEGGDGNDVIEGGDGDDIITDMGGDDVLKGNDGNDVIHGGNGENLILGGHGKDFIITGEDVSETFGGPGDDFIYGSPLNGPTFGNEGDDWIELGTSDGAGGDNFDPQEASAVLGHDVFITGGGFDEVDGEGGDDIMIGSEGEDHFGGGGGFDWVGYKFSRFGVSVDMLVSDLIEPPVAASNQGILDRFVQVEGLFGSDHGDILRGDHADAATINVAGPQNSTLNADGIARIIGLQAFLNEMLGVPTTSFGAGNIILGGGGSDIIEGRGGNDLIDGERTLNVRISVRENLDGTGAEIASFDSMKPMIPLMLNGTYNPGQLVIVREILLKPESFDTAVFTGNFSTLGVPDYLISRDTRGTADFSDDVFTVTDTFIDGDGVDRLRGIERLQFNDIALVRDDVTGDFVMQVAGTQQFGNFSPLGNIQISGAVQVGQILTASVAGITDQDNAGGTLNGRPISYIWQVDTFGDGIFQDIVALGGGNPATQLGRTFRVTPDLEGLALRVRAVYQDDNGTLEMVFSTGTAPVAAGVFPTPALLPAESATVSPGGGLHLIRSDLQFMLEQIFISERHAAGEDLLSLLPNSRVPFGMRTVDGSLNNLVQGQSGFGATDENFPFLLPQQFRNEEDEGTGFNGVTNTNYASTTDVVDSDPRIISNLIADQTITNPSAVQAFLDAGLGTQAVDESGIPQFNADGTPIILDLDGVVIPRGQTLTIPNTAPDEGLSAPFNAWFTFFGQFFDHGLDLVQKGGNGSVFVPLQPDDPLITHGPNGIFNDGDELTNPAQQFMLLTRATNTSVLPGPDGIPNTADDIHTHKNQTSPFVDQNQTYSSHPAHQVFLRAYEMVGGRPVATGELIKGLNGGMATWGDVKAQARDLLGIELSDYDALNVPLVAVDAYGKFKPGPNGFAQLVTDLGADGLFGTADDVMVEGDPLAPISAAPAPDGVGALRTGHMFLVDIAHTANPFSAFGAPRTADSDSAIGLSNGNNPDTGEPNPTTGFFDNELLEAHFMAGDGRVNENVALTAVHHVFHAEHNRMVQHAKDVVLASNDVDFINNWLLSPIATLPTTPGEIAALVWNGDRLFQVAKFSTEMQYQHLVFEEFARKIQPQVDVFLGEGQGYDGEINPAIVAEFAHAVYRFGHSMLLETVDRLDPNFASSELGLIEAFLNPLAFNQGGTLSPEEAAGAIVRGVTRQAGNEIDNFVTEALRNNLLGLPLDLPAINIARSRDTGVPSLNAARRDFWENTGDSQLKPYSSWVDFAMNMRHQSSLVNFIAAYGTHAGLQAADVDTLAEKRAVAAALVLGGTATINAGTVDERIFDADAIPGDRLAFLNSTGLYAMVNGVTTTGVDDIDLWVGGLAERQMPFGGMLGSTFNFVFENQLEKLQNGDRFYYLERTAGLNFLTELENNSFARMIMANTNATHLPGDVFSTPGFILEVDQSRQFTGLGADGRADPDSGALLRPDVIRDNPATPGGDSNYLRYTGDEHVVLGGTNGNDILIASIGDDTLHGDEGNDRLEGGDGNDIIFGGAGDDIMTDQGGEDNMQGGDGHDAIHGGNSIDLILGGFGNDFIVTGEDADEAFGGPGNDFILGDIADEFIFGNEGDDWLELGMADGSSGDNFDVRGLDATIGNDVFIGGDSIDRMGGEGGDDIMVGNGGPTDRYLGGSGFDWAVFKDNPAGAYVDMRLRAFNEAILPPSTGSVLARFESMEGLSGSAHSDILLGDDFDAGMIAASGFRGSVLTNIALIDGLQGFLNAMLGTPAVPVVTSFGAGNIILGGNGSDLIQGNGGDDLIDGDLWLNVRISVRNAGNVEIASADSMTGVLQNKSGALAGTPAGLTLLDAVFAGTINPGQLQIVREILPGDGGFNFDTAMYSGPLANYLIIENGDGTFTVEDLGEDLLPGGIIGPDGIDTLRNIERLQFNDQSVVLVPGLNAEPVGLASINDNSPEIGSLLAAGVEGVTDADNPGLGRVSGPVSYQWQADFTGTGVFEDIIQVAGLGDVRATGRTFRVTDDLAGLSLRVKAVYKDAHGVLETVFSAVTDPVAAVSVNDAPVGTMLISNMSPRTGLMLTATRAFTDPDGPANPVLSYQWQAGTGGAFSNIAGATAATFTPTLAQAGQQLRVVVSYTDDLGTLETVTSLATAAVVNLIVGTAGNDVLNGTAFDDEIQGLAGNDVLNGGAGNDSLIGGLGNDILRGREGNDTMIGGVGNDVYEVTDAGDVVIELAGEGTDTIWTGLLSYTLGANVENLVYSGSGNFTGTGNALANSIYGGSGNDVLNGGAGNDALIGGLGNDILRGREGNDTMIGGVGNDVYEVTDAGDIVIELAGEGTDTIWTGLLNYTLGANVENLVYSGSGNFTGTGNALANSIYGGSGNDVLNGGAGNDALIGGLGNDILRGREGNDTMIGGVGNDVYEVTDAGDVVIELAGEGMDTIWTGLLSYTLGANVENLVYSGSGNFTGTGNALANSIYGGSGNDVLNGGAGNDALIGGLGNDILRGREGNDTMIGGVGNDVYEVTDAGDIVIELAGEGTDTIWTGLLSYTLGANVENLVYSGSGNFTGTGNALANSIYGGSGNDVLNGGAGNDALIGGLGNDTLIGGSGNDTFVFGPGFGNDQILDFDPNPVDGQDLLNIAALGVNAANFAANVTIADVGADTLVSVGGGSIRLVGINDATTITQADFILAV
- the rpsA gene encoding 30S ribosomal protein S1, with protein sequence MSESFAELFEESLKSLDMQPGAIITGIVVDIDGDWVTVHAGLKSEGVIPLEQFFNEQGELTIKVGDEVHVALDAVEDGFGETKLSREKAKRAECWIVLEAAFAAEEVVKGVINGKVKGGFTVDVNGIRAFLPGSLVDVRPVRDTTHLEGKELEFKVIKLDQKRNNVVVSRRSVLEAENSAEREALLESLQEGQQVKGIVKNLTDYGAFVDLGGVDGLLHITDMAWKRIKHPSEIVNVGDEIDVKVLKYDRERNRVSLGLKQLGEDPWVAIKARYPESTRVMARVTNLTDYGCFAELEEGVEGLVHVSEMDWTNKNIHPSKVVQVGDEVEVMVLDIDEERRRISLGIKQCKTNPWEDFSSQFNKGDKISGTIKSITDFGIFIGLDGGIDGLVHLSDISWNEVGEEAVRRFKKGDELETVILSVDPERERISLGIKQLEDDPFSNYVSINDKGTIVRGVVKEVDAKGAIIDLGNDIEATLKASEISRDRVEDARNVLKEGEEVEAKIISVDRKSRVISLSIKSKDVEDEKEAIKEMRSKQDVESTGPTTIGDLLRAQMEKQN
- the cmk gene encoding (d)CMP kinase gives rise to the protein MTLQAPVITIDGPSGSGKGTIAGLLARRLSWNLLDSGALYRLLAFAARNHGVDLTNEEAMKVLAAHLDVQFKAARDDLGQRIILEGEDVTDLIRNEQIGAGASQVASLPAVREALLQRQRAFQEMPGLVADGRDMGTVVFTDAPLKIFLTASAEERARRRYLQLKAKGDDVNLASLLDEIRARDERDTQRSVAPLKPAADAIQLDSTELSVEQVLEHILSEVAIRDLAG
- the ihfB gene encoding integration host factor subunit beta; this encodes MTKSELIERIVTHQGQLSSKDVELAIKTMLEQMSQALATGDRIEIRGFGSFSLHYRAPRVGRNPKTGQSVRLDGKFVPHFKPGKELRDRVNEDE